A stretch of the Microcella sp. genome encodes the following:
- a CDS encoding Lrp/AsnC family transcriptional regulator: protein MATRSKPVHLDDVSKAIVEQLQTDGRRSYAEIGKAVGLSEAAVRQRVQKLTDAGVMQVVAVTDPMQLGFYRQAMIGVRVVGDTAHVAEKLSNIRAVDYVVLTAGSFDILAEVVCENDDDLIDLLNHQIRTIEGVHSTETFVYLRLQKQFYNWGTR, encoded by the coding sequence ATGGCCACCCGTTCCAAGCCCGTGCACCTCGATGACGTCTCGAAAGCGATCGTCGAGCAGTTGCAGACGGATGGCCGCCGTTCGTACGCCGAGATCGGCAAGGCCGTCGGCCTGAGCGAGGCTGCCGTGCGCCAGCGGGTGCAGAAGCTCACCGACGCCGGCGTCATGCAGGTCGTGGCCGTGACCGACCCGATGCAGCTCGGCTTCTATCGGCAGGCCATGATCGGAGTGCGCGTCGTCGGCGACACCGCCCATGTGGCCGAGAAGCTCAGCAACATTCGCGCCGTCGACTACGTCGTGCTCACCGCGGGAAGCTTCGACATTCTCGCCGAGGTCGTGTGCGAGAACGACGACGACCTGATCGATCTGCTCAACCATCAGATCCGCACTATCGAGGGCGTGCACTCGACCGAGACATTCGTCTATCTGCGCTTGCAGAAGCAGTTCTACAACTGGGGGACCCGATGA